From a region of the Molothrus ater isolate BHLD 08-10-18 breed brown headed cowbird chromosome 15, BPBGC_Mater_1.1, whole genome shotgun sequence genome:
- the SKP1 gene encoding S-phase kinase-associated protein 1, protein MPSIKLQSSDGEIFEVDVEIAKQSVTIKTMLEDLGMDDEGDDDPVPLPNVNAAILKKVIQWCTHHKDDPPPPEDDENKEKRTDDIPVWDQEFLKVDQGTLFELILAANYLDIKGLLDVTCKTVANMIKGKTPEEIRKTFNIKNDFTEEEEAQVRKENQWCEEK, encoded by the exons ATGCCTTCAATTAAACTGCAGAGCTCAGATGGAGAAATCTTTGAAGTTGATGTGGAAATTGCCAAACAGTCTGTGACTATAAAGACCATGCTGGAAG ATTTGGGAATGGATGATGAAGGTGATGATGACCCAGTCCCTCTTCCAAATGTTAATGCAGCCATCTTAAAAAAG GTGATTCAGTGGTGCACCCATCACAAGGATGATCCACCTCCTCCTGAGGATGACgagaacaaagaaaagagaacagaTGACATCCCTGTGTGGGATCAAGAGTTTCTGAAAGTAGACCAAGGAACACTTTTTGAACTTATCCTG GCTGCAAATTATTTGGACATCAAAGGTTTGCTGGATGTCACATGCAAGACAGTGGCAAACATGATCAAGGGTAAAACTCCAGAAGAAATTCGCAAGACATTCAATATTAAGAATGACTTCactgaagaggaagaagcaCAG GTACGTAAAGAGAACCAGTGGTGTGAAGAGAAATGA